ACACCACCGATACCGCGCCGAACTCGCCCATGGCCCGCGCGGTGCAGAGCACCACGCCATAGATCAGGCCCCATTTGATGTTGGGCAGGGTCACGTGCCGGAACATCTGCCAGCCGCTGGCGCCCAGCAGGCGCGCGGCTTCCTCTTCCTGGGTGCCCTGCTCCTGCATCAGCGGGATCAGTTCGCGGGCGACGAAGGGCACCGTGACGAAGAGGGTGGCCAGGACGATGCCGGGCACGGCGAAGACGATCTGGATGTCACGGTCCATCAGCCATTCGCCGAAGTAGCCCTGGGCGCCGAACAGCAGCACGTAGATCAGGCCCGCGATCACCGGCGATACCGAGAACGGCAGGTCGATCAGGGTCACCAGCAGGCTCTTGCCGCGGAACTCGTACTTGCTCACGCACCAGGCGGCGGCCACGCCGAACACCAGGTTCAGCGGTACCGAGATGCCCACGGCGATCAGCGTCAGCTTGAGGGCGGACAGGGCGTCGGGCTCGAGGATGGCCGCGAAGAAGGTGCCCAGGCCCATCTTCAGGGCCTCGCTCAACACCACCAGGAGCGGCAGCACGAGGAATAGCACGAAGGCCAGCCAGGCGGCACCGATCAGCAGGCGGCGTCCCCAGGCGCTGCCACGGCGGGCTGCGCTGACGGAGGTCAGGGTTGCGGAACTCATGGCGCTCTCCTCAGGGGGTCTCGATGCGGCGTTGCAGCAGGTTGATCAGCAGCAGCAGGAGGAAGGACACCACCAGCATCAGCACGCCGATGGCGGTGGCGCCGGCGTAGTCGTACTGGTCCAGCTTGACCATGATCAGCAGCGGCAGGATCTCGGTCTTCATCGGCATGTTGCCGGCGATGAAGATCACCGAGCCGTACTCGCCCACGCCCCGGGCGAAGGCCAGGGCGAAGCCGGTCAGCCAGGCGGGCAGCAGGGCCGGCAGCAGCACGTGGCGGAACACCTGCAGGGGCTTCGCGCCCAGGCAGGCAGCCGCCTCTTCCACCTCGCGGGGGATGTCGGCCAGCACCGGCTGCACCGTGCGCACCACGAAGGGCAGGGTGACGAAGGTCAGCGCCAGGGTGATGCCCAGCGGGGTATAGGCGATCTTGAAACCGAGGTCGGTGGCGAACTGGCCCACCAGGCCGGCCGGCGCGTAGAGCGCGGTGAGGGCGATGCCGGCGACCGCGGTGGGCAGGGCGAAGGGCAGGTCGACCATGGCCTCGATGACCTTGCGGCCGAAGAACTCGTAGCGCACCAGCACCCAGGCCAGCAGGGTGCCGATGATGCCGTTGAGCACGGCGGCGGCGAGCGCGGTGCCGAAGCTGAGCTTGAGCGCGGCGAGCACGCGGGGTGCGCTGACGATGTTCCAGAACTGCGCCCAGGTGAGGTCGAAGGTCTTGAGGAACAGGGCGCCCAGGGGAATCAGCACCAACAGGCTGAGGTACACCAGGGTGTACCCCAGGGTCAGCCCGAAGCCGGGTATGACCGGGGACGTTCGGCGGGACATGGAATGGACCTGTACGTGAAGTAGGGGCGCCGCGCGCGGGGCCTGCATTCCTGCTGGCGGCTGGTACGCGCAGCGCACCCTGGGGATCAATGGGCTTGGTAGATCTGGTCGAAGATGCCGCCGTCGTTGAAGAACCTGGGTTGCGCCTCCTTCCAGCCGTTGAAGTCCTTGTCCACGGTCACCAGGTCCAGTTTCGGGAACTGGCTGGCGAACTCCGCCGCCACCTTCTCGTTGCGCGGGCGGTAGAAGTGCTTCGCCGCGATGCGCTGGCCTTCTTCGCTGTAGAGGTACTGCAGGTAGGCCTCGGCCACCTTGCGGGTCCCCTTCTTGTCGACGTTCCTGTCCACCACGGATACCGGCGGCTCGGCGAGGATCGAGAGACTCGGGGCGACGATCTCGAAGTTCTCGCCACCCTGCTCCTTGAGGGCCAGGAAGGCTTCGTTCTCCCAGGCCAGCAGCACGTCGCCGATGTTGTTGTTGACGAAGGTGATGGTGGAGCCGCGAGCGCCGGTGTCCAGTACCGGTACCTGCTGGTACAGCGCCTTCACGTATTCCTGGGCCTTGGCGTCGCTACCGTAGGTCTTTTTCGCCCAGGCCCAGGCGGCGAGGAAGTTCCAGCGGGCGCCGCCGGAGGTCTTGGGGTTCGGGGTGATCACTTCCACGCCCGCCTTGGTCAGGTCGCCCCAGTCCTTGATGCCCTTGGGATTGCCCTTGCGCACCAGGAACACGATGGTCGAGGTGTAGGGGGTGCTGTTGTCGGGCAGGCGGGCCTGCCAGTTCTCGGGGATCAGCTTGCCGAGCTTGTGCAATTCGTCGATGTCGCCGGCCAGCGCCAGGGTCACCACGTCGGCCCTCAGGCCGTCGATCACGGCGCGGGCCTGCTTGCCTGAGCCGCCGTGGGATTGCTGGACCTTCACATCGTCGCCGCCCTGGGCCTTCCAATGCTTGGCGAAGGCGGCGTTGTAATCCTGATAGAGCTCGCGGGTCGGGTCGTAGGACACGTTGAGCAGTTCGGTGGCGGCGGCCGGGCCGGCGATCAGGGCGCTGGCGAGGGTGGCGAGGGCGAAACGGCGAATCGACATGGTGCAGCTCCTGACGGGAATCTTGTGCTGTTGGCGGGTTGGATGGGGTTGTCGAGTCGCCCTCCGGCTGTCCGGTCGGGCCTTGGGTCGGCCGTGTCTCGGCCTGTGCGGGTGGATCAGCTGGTGCGGTTGTTCGGCGGTTGCAGACGGAATTTTTCCTTGCGCTCGATCTGCACCACCTGGCCGTTATGCAGGGTGATTTCCACCGAACCGAAACGCAGGCCGTGCAGGGCGTTCTGGATTTCGCGCAGGAGGGCGGCATCGTCCTGGCCTTCCAGGCTGCGAAGGGGTGCGCTCATGATCGTGCTCCTTGGATATGAGGCCCGCGGCGTGGGACGGAGAGGGTTCCGCGTGGCGTGGAGCGGATCTTAAGCAGCTGCCATATATTCTTAAAAATACTATTTAAGAATTTTTATATAGCTGAAAGTTTTGTTCGATGGTGAGGTCAGACCGGGGACCAGAGCCGCTCAACCTCTTCTGCCGGGACGGGGCGGCTGAACAGGTAGCCCTGCCCGTACTCGCAGCCCAGGTCCCGGAGGAAGGTGGCCTGGTCGGCCGTTTCGATGCCCTCGGCAAGCACGGCGAGTCCCAGGCTGTGGCCCAGGGCGGTGACGGCCCGGGCGATGGCGATGTCGTTCTGGTCGGCGGGAAGTCCACGGACGAAGCTCTGGTCGATCTTCAGCTTGTGCACCGGCAGACGCTTGAGGCGCTGCAGCGAGGAGTAGCCGGTACCGAAATCGTCGATGGCCAGCCGCACGCCCAACTGACGCAATCGGGAAAGGAGCGCCTCGGCCGTGTCCGGGTCTTCCATCACCGCGCTCTCGGTGATCTCCAGTTCCAGGTAGCCCGGCGGCAGGCCAGTGGCGGCCAGCACCCGGGCCACCTGGCCTTCCAGTTCGGTGCGGCGGAACAGCCGGCAGGACAGGTTCACCGCGACGAAATCCAGTTCATGGCCCTGCTCCAGCCACTGCTGGATCTGCCGGCAGGCGCGCTCCAGCACCCAGACATCGATGCCGCCGATCAGGCCGCTGTCCTCGGCCACCGGGAGGAACTCGCCTGGCGACACCAGGCCGCGTTCGGGATGCTCCCAGCGCACCAGGGCTTCGAAGCCGATCAGCCGGCCATCGGCCAGGCGGCGGATGGGCTGGTAGTGGACCCGCAATTGGTCCCGCTCCAGGGCTACGCGCAGGGCGCTGACCATCTCCACCCGCTGCTGGGCCTGGGCGGTCAGCTCCTGGCTGTAGAAGGCGTAGGAGTCGCGGCCGGCGCTCTTGGCCTTGAACAGTGCCGAGTCGGCGTTGCGCATCACCCGCTCGACATTGTCGTCCTCCTCCGGCAGCAGGCTGATCCCGAGGCTGGTGCTGATGAACAGGTCGTGGCCGCCGATGCGGAAGGGGGTGGCCAGTGCGGAGCGGATGCGTTCGGCCAGCGCGGCGGCCTGGTCGGCGAGGGGGCAGTTGTCCCAGAGCAGGCCGAACTCGTCGCCGCCGAGCCGCGCGAGGGTCATACCGCCTTCCAGCAGCGTCTGCAGGCGAGTCCCGACCATTTTCAGCAGCAGGTCGCCCTGGGAAGGGCCCAGGCTTTCGTTGATGTGCTTGAAGTGGTCCAGGTCCATCAGCAGGATGGCGCCGTTGCGATGCTCGCGGCGGCAGCGCTCCAGCACCTGCTCCACGCGCTCGGTGAACAGCAGGCGATTGGGCAGGTTGGTCAGGGGGTCGTGGTGGGCGAGGAAGTCCAGTTCGTTCTGTGAGCGCTTGATGGCGCTGATGTCGGAGAACACCGCGACGTAGTGGGTCAGCACGCCGTCCTCGTCATGGATGGCGCGGATGTTCTGCCAGAGCGGGTAGATCTCGCCGTCCTTGCGTCGGTTCCAGACCTCGCCGCTCCATTCCCGGCGGCTGTCCAGGGCGTGCCACATGGCATTGTAGAACTCCCGGGAATGGCGACCGGAGCTGAACAGGCGCGGATCATGGCCCAGCACCTCGGCCTCCTCGTAGCCGGTGATGCGGGCGAAGGCACGGTTGACGTGGACGATGCTGCGCGTGGCGTCGGTGACCAGCACGCCTTCCTGGGTGGCGTCGAACACGGCGGCGGCCTGGCGCAGGCTGCTTTCGTGGGCGCGACGGGCATCCAGGTAGCTGCGCAGGCTGCGCAGGTGCAGGCAGATCAGGCCGAACAGAAGCAGGCTGGTGACGGCGACGAAGGCCAACCCCTTGACGGTCTGCAGTTCGGCCAGCAGATCGCGGTCACCCACCAGGCCGAGCAGCACGCGGTCGCTGAAGAGCACCCAGAGGCTGGCCAGGACGAAATAGGTGAGTACCAGTCTGAGGGCGTTGAACTTGGAACGCATGGAGGCGTGGCCTTCCTGGCTTTGATCGTTCGTGGGCGGATCGCATTATAGGGCCAACCGACGGTCGGAGGGCTTCTATCTAAAAGAGAGGATGGTTTTCTCCGATCGCTTTGTGATAATCCAGAACCTGTCGTGCCTGACAAGTCCCGTTCACATCATCCGAGGCAACACCATCCATGTGGTACAACGGAATTCTCGACCTGTCGCTGTGGCAGTTGGTGGCGGTCACCCTGGTGCTGACCCATATCACCATCGTCAGCGTCACCGTCTATCTGCATCGCTATTCCGCCCATCGTTCCCTTGAGCTGCATCCCGCGCTCAAGCATTTCTTCCGCCTCTGGCTGTGGCTCACCACTGCCATGAACACCCGTGAGTGGACCGCCATCCACCGCAAGCACCACGCCAAATGCGAGACCGTCGACGACCCCCACAGCCCGGTGGTGAAGGGGCTCTGGACCGTGCTGCGCCAGGGGGCCGAGCTCTACCAGGCGGAGGCGAAGAACGAGGAAACCCTGCGCATCTACGGCAAGAACTGCCCGGACGACTGGCTGGAGCGCAATGTCTACGGCCGCTATCCCATCGGCGGCGTGACCCTGATGGCATTGATCGACCTCGCCCTGTTCGGCGCTGCCGGCATCACCATCTGGGCCGTGCAGATGATGTGGATCCCGGTCTGGGCCGCCGGCGTCATCAATGGCCTGGGCCACGCCATCGGCTATCGCAACTTCGAGTGCCGCGACGCCGCCACCAACCTGGTGCCCTGGGGCATCCTCATCGGTGGCGAGGAACTGCACAACAACCATCACACCTACCCCAACTCCGCCAAGCTCTCGGTGAAGTCGTGGGAGTTCGACATGGGCTGGGCCTGGATACGCCTGTTCAGCCTGCTGGGCCTGGCCAAGGTGCAGCGTGTCGCGCCCATCGCCCACCGTGTGGAAGGCAAGGGCAGCCTGGACATGGACACCGCCATGGCCATCCTCAACAACCGCTTCCAGATCATGGCGCAGTACCGAAAGCTGGTGATCAGCCCGCTGGTGAAGCAGGAACTGGCCAAGGCCGACGAGTCGGTGCGCCACCTGTTCCGCCGCGCCAAGCGCCTGCTCTCCCGCGAGACGAGCCTGCTGGACGAGAGCCACCAGGCGCGCATCGCCGCCATGCTGGAGCAGAGCCAGGCACTCAAGGTGATCTATGAGAAGCGCCTCGCGCTGCAGCAGATCTGGGTCAAGACCAGTGCCAATGGCCACGAGATGCTGGCGGCCATGAAGGAATGGATCCACGAGGCCGAAACCAGCGGCATCCAGTCCCTCCGGGACTTCGCCGAGCAGCTCAAGACCTATTCCCTGCGTCCGGCCACTGCCTGATTCGGGGCAACCCTCTGGAAGAGGCCGGCAATGAAGCCGGCCTTTTTCTTTTCCGGGGCCACGAAGGTCCTCGGTTGCTCCGCCGCTCCCCGCCCAGCGCATAAAAAAAGGTTCATCGCGGATTATCGGGGAAATCCTGTTCACACTGGATTGGCGATTTTGCGTGGCGCCCTGACCCACTCCCAGTCTGCGGATACCGCCCTCTCCCCCGCCCCTCTCCCAGAAGAGGAGAGGGGTGACTCGCGCCGGCAGGGGACAAGTCATCCTGCTGCCCAAACCAATCTGAAACCAGGCGAAGAATATGACGCCGCGCGAAGTGCCCCGTCAGGAGGCCGAGCGGAGTCGTCGTGCAGGAGGACGAGCGGCATGGATGCCGCGAGAGGCGTGTGGGGCCATGGATGGCCCCTCGCGCCGTGCCCCCGGAGCGACGATGCAGCGAGGGAAGTTTGGCACAGCCAAACCTGGATGCAGGGGCAAGCCCTTTGGTTCCTTTCGGCGATTGAGAATCGGCATAGGGGGCGGCCATCGGGCCGCGCCCCTGCCACACCACCCGGCATGCGGGTCCGCACCGGGCGGTTCGAGAAGTTGAGGTCAGCAGAGTCGAGGTAGACCCAACCGGTCGAACCACGCCACCGTAAGCACTCCATGGATCAGACCGACACTGTTGTGCCAGAACCTGTGGCTGTTGCCGGCTATCGCCGCTGCCAGATCAGGCCATGCTCCAAGTTTGCGCAGTTCACGGTACGTTCTCCGTCCGGTTTTCCATTGTTTGAGCTGGATGGCCCTGAGTCGTCGGCGTATCCACTCATCAAAACCCCGCCAACGACGAGGGGTTTGCGATAGACCGAAGTACGCTTTCCAACCCAGTAGGTAAGGCCTCAGGCTTTCCACCACTTGCGACACACTTCGGCCTCCGTTTCGAGACGTCAGCTGTCGGATGCGGCTTTTGAACCGCTGCAGTGCTTGGCTGGCCACCCCGCGTTTGATCTCGCCTTGAGCCGACAGCCAAAAGCTGTAGCCCAGGAACTTGCGGCCAAACGCACTGGCAATCGCGCTCTTGCGTTCGTTCACTTGCAGCCTGAGTCGATCATAAAGGCGACGGAGCACTGCCATTACCCGCTGACCGGCCTTGAGGCTGCGTACGTAAACATTCGCGTCGTCCGCGTACCTGACGAAGCAATGGCCTCGTCGCTCCAACTCTTTGTCCACCTCATCCAGCAATACATTGGCCAGCAGTGGTGAAAGGGGGCCGCCTTGCGGTGTCCCTCGTTCACTGGCCACCACCACGCCGTCGATCAACGTCCCGCTGTTCAGGTAGGCCCGGACCAGACGCAGAACGCCTCGGTCGGTCACCTTTCTGCTCAGTCGAGCGATCAACAGGTCATGGTCGACGCGATCGAAAAACTGCTCCAGATCGACGTCCACCAGGATGTTCCGCCCCGAGTGAATGTATCGCTGCGCTGCCAGTACCGCTTGGTGAGCGCTGCGACCGGGACGAAAGCCGTAGCTATGATCACTGAACCCTGGGTCCAGCAACGGCTGCAGAATCTGTAGCAGCGCCTGCTGGATCAGCCTGTCCGTCACCGTCGGGATGCCCAGCTTGCGCTCGCCACCCTCCGGCTTGGGGATCAGGACTCTACGCACCGGACTTGGCCGATACGTCCCGGCCAGCAACTGTGCCCGTATCGCGGGCCAGGCCGTTTTCAGATGCTCGACCGTCTCATCGATCCCAAGACCGTCGACGCCCGCAACACCTTTATTAGCCCGAACGCGCTTGAGCGCCAGTTGCAGGTTCTCTCTTGTCAGGACTTCTTGCAGAAGCCCTGACCCCGTGTGGTTCTGGTCATGGCGCGGACAGCCGGCTTCATCGCTGGACGCCCCGCGTCGGGCTTCACCCGTTGCAGCTCCGTCCCCGCCCCGGTTTCCCGGGCATCTGATGCAAGGCCTGCTGTATCGCCATGGTGAACCTCACTCCTTCTCGTTCGGCCCTTCGCTGCAGCGCAACTACTACGGCCTCTGCTGACTTCTCGCTCCAACTTACGTCGTTGCCCTTTCAGGCATAAGGCGAGATCTCCCCAGGTAAGAACGCCATCCTTCACCGCACAACCGCTGCATTTACGTCACCGGGCTTTGGCCACAAGAGCTTCGCAGTACCTTGGCTGCTCGCCCTGTCCGGTAACGCCTCAGATGCAGTTCGTGTAACTCGGCTCGCGGTTTACGCTCCACGCTTCCTCCCCACACTCAGTCGCCTTCATGCAGTTGCGCTTCACTTCATTCGCTGTGGCCAGCTCAAGAGAGGACTTTCACCTCTAGGATGGCGCCCATGCTGGGCGCACAAGGGACTCGCCCGGGAGGGCGAAACAGCAACTCGCAGCCTGCGCGGAAATGAGCCGATCCCCCACAAAACCTGACGCCGGTTCGACAATCCGGCTTGAGCAAGTCCCTTCCCCGATAATCTGCGAAGAACCAAAAAAAGCCGCCCATCATGGGCGGCTTGAACAAGACGTCGATTAGGAGCTGTCACGCACCGACGTCAGGAGGTGGAGAACCTTGGGGACGCAGTGATCAGCTGTCGCTGGCGGCCTTCTCGGCCCGCTGCGGGGTAGCGTTCTGCTTGGCAACGGCGTCCTGGTGTGCGGCCGCGGCGCGCTGTTCGGCCAGCGCTGCGTTGCGTGCAACAAAGGCGCTGGACTCTTCGGCCAGGGTCAGTTGCGAGAAAAAGAGGGAAAAAACGGCGAAAAAGGCAGTAGCGATCAGGTTGCGTTGCATATCTTGAACCTCTTGGATGGTTTCTTGCGAAACATGGCGCCATCTTAGGGAGGTCCTGGCAGGCGAAAAACAGCGGTTTCAGTGAATGACTATTTCTGCTGGCGCAACAATTTCGAGTTGATCGCCCAGTGCTTCGGGTCCTCCAGCAAGGCCTCGTCCTGGGCAAGCAGCGGCGGCAATTCGGCCTTGAGGAATTCCACCCAGGTCTTGATCTTGGCATCGAGGAAACGCCGCGATGGGTAGACCGCATAGATGCTGCGCTCGCGCAGGCGGTATTCCGGCAGGAGCCGCAGCAGCTTGCCATCGCGCACCGGGGGGCAGGCGACGAACGAGGGTAGCAGGCAGACGCCCATGCCGGCCTGGGCGGCCTTGGCGAGGGATTCGGCGACGTTCACCTGGAAGCTTTCCGCCGGCAGCACGTCGAACTCGCTGTCCTCTCCATCGAACAACCAGTTGTCGTGGTAAAGCGGGTCCAGCAGGCGCAGGTACCGGTGCTGGCGCAGATCCGCCGGCTCCATGGGTACGCCCCGCTTCTTCAGGTAGTCGGGGGCGGCGCACAGCACGCTGAACATGGAGCCCAGCACCTGGGCCACCATCTGCGAGTCGGGCAGTTCGCGGGCGAAGGTGATGATCACGTCATGGCCGTCCTCCAGCAGGTCCGGCGTGCGTTGGGACAGCGTGAGCTCCACCACCACTTCGGGATAGCGTTCGGTGTAGCGCGCCACCAGGTGCGTCAGGTGCTGCAGGCCGAGCCCGGTCATGGTGTGCACACGCAGGCGGCCGTGGGGCTTGAGGTGGGCGCCCCGGGCTTCGGCGGCGGCCTCATCCACTTCACCGAGGATCTGTCGGCAGCGCTGCAGGTAGCGCTCGCCCACTTCCGTCAGGGCCAGGCGGCGGGTGGTGCGGTGGAGCAGGCGAGCCTGGAGCTGCTGCTCCAGCTCCGACACCAGCCGCGAGACCTGGGCGGTGGACAGATCCATGGCCTGGGCGGCGGCAGTGAAGCTGCCGGTGTCGATGACCCGCACGAAAACCCGCATGCAGTGGAGCGTGTCCATTGTTACTCCCCGTGTAAGACTGCTTCTCGAAAACCGCAGATTATCGACGAAATCCCCGAAAATATACTGGCCCCATGAGCGGTTCCCGGTCGAGGTCGGCCGTTTCCGTCGTTGTTGTCCGCTTTTTCCGCGGGCCTTTCGAGGTTCCCCCATGACTCCGGATCAGAAATTCGCCCGCCGGGTCCAGGTGGCCATCGTCCTGTTCGTCCTGCTGTTCGCCTACTTCCTCGCGGCGGATCTCTGGATGCCCATCACGCCCCAGGCGCAGCTGACCCGTCCCGTCCTGCGCGTCGCCCCCAGGGTGGAGGGCCAGGTGCTTGAGGTGGCCGTCCGCAACAACCAGCACGTCGACGCCGGACAGCTGCTGTTCCGCCTGGACCCCGAGCCCTTCCGCCTGGCCGTGCGCGCCGCCGAGCTGGCGCTCGAGCAGGCCCGGCAGGATAACCGCCAGCTGGATGCGGCCATCGCCGCCGCCCGTGCCGAACTGGCCGCCGCCCAGGCCACCGCCAGCGAGTTGCAGCGCCAGTGCGCAAGGCTGGCGCGCCTGGTGCGGAGCCAGCACGTTTCCCGCCAGCTCTTCGAACAGACCGAAGCCCGGCGCCAGGCGGCGCAGGCCGGGGTGGCGGCGGCCGGCGCGCGAGTCCGCGAGCTGCTGGTCCAGCGGGGCGCCGAGGGGGACGACAACCTGCGTCTGCGCCAGGCCCGCAATGCCCTGGAGCGGGCCCGCCTGCAGCAGGACTTCAGCGAAGTGCGGGCCGAGCGCGCCGGTACCTTGAGCAACCTGCAACTGTCCGCTGGCGCCTACCTGGCCGCGGGCAGTCCGGTGGCGGCCCTGGTGGCGGACGAGGCGGACATCAGCGCCGACTTCCGCGAGAAGGCGCTGCGCTACGTGAGCCTGGAAGACGGCGCCTCCGTGGTGTTCGACGCCTTGCCCGGGCAGGTGTTCGCCGCCCGCGTGAGTGCCATCGATGCCGGCGTCAAGGAGGGTCAGCTGGATGCCAATGGCGACTTGGCCGCGCCGACCATCTCCGACCGCTGGGTGCGCGATGCCCAGCGCCAGCGCCTCCACGTGCAGCTCACCGAGGCGCTGCCCCGCGTCCTGCCCAGTGGCGCCAAGGCGACGGTGCAGCTCTATCCGCGCGACTCGGGCCTGGCCGATCTTTTCGGCCGGCTGCA
This genomic window from Pseudomonas furukawaii contains:
- a CDS encoding LysR family transcriptional regulator — protein: MDTLHCMRVFVRVIDTGSFTAAAQAMDLSTAQVSRLVSELEQQLQARLLHRTTRRLALTEVGERYLQRCRQILGEVDEAAAEARGAHLKPHGRLRVHTMTGLGLQHLTHLVARYTERYPEVVVELTLSQRTPDLLEDGHDVIITFARELPDSQMVAQVLGSMFSVLCAAPDYLKKRGVPMEPADLRQHRYLRLLDPLYHDNWLFDGEDSEFDVLPAESFQVNVAESLAKAAQAGMGVCLLPSFVACPPVRDGKLLRLLPEYRLRERSIYAVYPSRRFLDAKIKTWVEFLKAELPPLLAQDEALLEDPKHWAINSKLLRQQK
- the dibA gene encoding phosphodiesterase DibA — encoded protein: MRSKFNALRLVLTYFVLASLWVLFSDRVLLGLVGDRDLLAELQTVKGLAFVAVTSLLLFGLICLHLRSLRSYLDARRAHESSLRQAAAVFDATQEGVLVTDATRSIVHVNRAFARITGYEEAEVLGHDPRLFSSGRHSREFYNAMWHALDSRREWSGEVWNRRKDGEIYPLWQNIRAIHDEDGVLTHYVAVFSDISAIKRSQNELDFLAHHDPLTNLPNRLLFTERVEQVLERCRREHRNGAILLMDLDHFKHINESLGPSQGDLLLKMVGTRLQTLLEGGMTLARLGGDEFGLLWDNCPLADQAAALAERIRSALATPFRIGGHDLFISTSLGISLLPEEDDNVERVMRNADSALFKAKSAGRDSYAFYSQELTAQAQQRVEMVSALRVALERDQLRVHYQPIRRLADGRLIGFEALVRWEHPERGLVSPGEFLPVAEDSGLIGGIDVWVLERACRQIQQWLEQGHELDFVAVNLSCRLFRRTELEGQVARVLAATGLPPGYLELEITESAVMEDPDTAEALLSRLRQLGVRLAIDDFGTGYSSLQRLKRLPVHKLKIDQSFVRGLPADQNDIAIARAVTALGHSLGLAVLAEGIETADQATFLRDLGCEYGQGYLFSRPVPAEEVERLWSPV
- a CDS encoding HlyD family secretion protein — encoded protein: MTPDQKFARRVQVAIVLFVLLFAYFLAADLWMPITPQAQLTRPVLRVAPRVEGQVLEVAVRNNQHVDAGQLLFRLDPEPFRLAVRAAELALEQARQDNRQLDAAIAAARAELAAAQATASELQRQCARLARLVRSQHVSRQLFEQTEARRQAAQAGVAAAGARVRELLVQRGAEGDDNLRLRQARNALERARLQQDFSEVRAERAGTLSNLQLSAGAYLAAGSPVAALVADEADISADFREKALRYVSLEDGASVVFDALPGQVFAARVSAIDAGVKEGQLDANGDLAAPTISDRWVRDAQRQRLHVQLTEALPRVLPSGAKATVQLYPRDSGLADLFGRLQITVISLLHYLY
- the desA gene encoding delta-9 fatty acid desaturase DesA gives rise to the protein MWYNGILDLSLWQLVAVTLVLTHITIVSVTVYLHRYSAHRSLELHPALKHFFRLWLWLTTAMNTREWTAIHRKHHAKCETVDDPHSPVVKGLWTVLRQGAELYQAEAKNEETLRIYGKNCPDDWLERNVYGRYPIGGVTLMALIDLALFGAAGITIWAVQMMWIPVWAAGVINGLGHAIGYRNFECRDAATNLVPWGILIGGEELHNNHHTYPNSAKLSVKSWEFDMGWAWIRLFSLLGLAKVQRVAPIAHRVEGKGSLDMDTAMAILNNRFQIMAQYRKLVISPLVKQELAKADESVRHLFRRAKRLLSRETSLLDESHQARIAAMLEQSQALKVIYEKRLALQQIWVKTSANGHEMLAAMKEWIHEAETSGIQSLRDFAEQLKTYSLRPATA
- the cysW gene encoding sulfate ABC transporter permease subunit CysW gives rise to the protein MSSATLTSVSAARRGSAWGRRLLIGAAWLAFVLFLVLPLLVVLSEALKMGLGTFFAAILEPDALSALKLTLIAVGISVPLNLVFGVAAAWCVSKYEFRGKSLLVTLIDLPFSVSPVIAGLIYVLLFGAQGYFGEWLMDRDIQIVFAVPGIVLATLFVTVPFVARELIPLMQEQGTQEEEAARLLGASGWQMFRHVTLPNIKWGLIYGVVLCTARAMGEFGAVSVVSGHIRGVTNTLPLHVEILYNEYNHAAAFSVASLLLALALCILLLKQWSESRLSRLRHSDAEE
- a CDS encoding sulfate ABC transporter substrate-binding protein, which produces MSIRRFALATLASALIAGPAAATELLNVSYDPTRELYQDYNAAFAKHWKAQGGDDVKVQQSHGGSGKQARAVIDGLRADVVTLALAGDIDELHKLGKLIPENWQARLPDNSTPYTSTIVFLVRKGNPKGIKDWGDLTKAGVEVITPNPKTSGGARWNFLAAWAWAKKTYGSDAKAQEYVKALYQQVPVLDTGARGSTITFVNNNIGDVLLAWENEAFLALKEQGGENFEIVAPSLSILAEPPVSVVDRNVDKKGTRKVAEAYLQYLYSEEGQRIAAKHFYRPRNEKVAAEFASQFPKLDLVTVDKDFNGWKEAQPRFFNDGGIFDQIYQAH
- the cysT gene encoding sulfate ABC transporter permease subunit CysT, with product MSRRTSPVIPGFGLTLGYTLVYLSLLVLIPLGALFLKTFDLTWAQFWNIVSAPRVLAALKLSFGTALAAAVLNGIIGTLLAWVLVRYEFFGRKVIEAMVDLPFALPTAVAGIALTALYAPAGLVGQFATDLGFKIAYTPLGITLALTFVTLPFVVRTVQPVLADIPREVEEAAACLGAKPLQVFRHVLLPALLPAWLTGFALAFARGVGEYGSVIFIAGNMPMKTEILPLLIMVKLDQYDYAGATAIGVLMLVVSFLLLLLINLLQRRIETP
- the oscA gene encoding sulfur starvation response protein OscA, whose translation is MSAPLRSLEGQDDAALLREIQNALHGLRFGSVEITLHNGQVVQIERKEKFRLQPPNNRTS